In a single window of the Arachis hypogaea cultivar Tifrunner chromosome 6, arahy.Tifrunner.gnm2.J5K5, whole genome shotgun sequence genome:
- the LOC112696122 gene encoding nudix hydrolase 23, chloroplastic — MLKAIQIRGCVTLRCWSLKQPLSFISISSSFNSKPFSSFSPIPYPSIDSSTPRPRRLRFTPFHASSSPPPPPLLHSAGVRNIKFCQWCGGPTKHDIPDGEEKLRAICTLCGKIAYQNPKMVVGCLIDHDNKVLLCKRNIQPSHGLWTLPAGYLEIGESAVEGAIRETREEANADVEVISPFAQLDIPLIGQTYMIFLAKLKTPHFSPGPESSECQLFPVDEIPIDSLSFSSMVVTLSLYVEDVKAGKPKFHYGIINKRPGTSPSDIHAYTLDYHMHL, encoded by the exons ATGCTGAAAGCTATTCAGATACGTGGGTGTGTTACCCTCCGTTGTTGGAGCCTCAAACAACCCCTTTCCTTCATTTCTATTTCATCTTCTTTCAATTCCAAACCCTTTTCCTCATTCTCCCCAATCCCATACCCTTCCATCGATTCTTCCACGCCCCGACCTCGCAGGCTTCGATTCACTCCCTTTCACgcttcatcatcaccaccaccccCACCACTACTTCATTCTGCT GGTGTTCGAAACATCAAGTTCTGCCAGTGGTGTGGTGGTCCAACAAAGCATGATATACCTGATGGAGAAGAAAAATTGAGAGCCATTTGTACACTTTGTGGGAAGATTGCTTATCAGAATCCAAAAATG GTAGTCGGTTGCCTCATCGATCATGATAACAAGGTCCTTCTTTGCAAGAGGAATATTCAACCATCTCATGGCCTTTG GACGCTTCCTGCTGGTTATTTGGAAATTGGAGAATCAGCTGTGGAAGGTGCTATAAGGGAAACGAGGGAAGAAGCAAATGCTGATGTGGAAGTTATTTCTCCGTTTGCTCAATTGGATATTCCTTTAATCGGACAA ACTTATATGATATTCTTAGCAAAACTGAAGACACCCCACTTTTCACCGGGTCCAGAATCATCAGAATGCCAACTATTTCCGGTTGATGAAATACCTATCGATTCTCTATCCTTTTCATCAATGGTGGTTACCTTAAGTTTG TATGTTGAGGATGTTAAGGCTGGAAAACCTAAATTCCATTATGGCATCATCAACAAAAG GCCCGGTACGAGTCCTTCAGATATTCATGCCTATACATTGGACTATCATATGCACTTGTGA
- the LOC112696121 gene encoding metal tolerance protein C2: MEARDSPRSSMNGDFGFGTGSDRRFAFSRQTSFQQQQQPHTPIAVDSGRPFLSRTDSSIDIPNPVHRYDKLTGSTERSSFPSFVFGVFRNIRSGHRYMKRLFLMISLNVAYSTVELLFGLFTGRVGLVSDAFHLTFGCGLLTFSLFVMAASRNKPDREYTYGYKRLEVLSAFTNALFLLFMSFSLAVEALHAFIQDESEHKHYLIVSAVTNLIVNLIGVWFFRNYARINLAYRNAEDMNNHSVCLHVLADSIRSAGLILASWLLSIGVQNAEVLCLGLVAAAVFTIVLPLFRATGGVLLQMASPSIPKTALSKCLRQITAQEDVLEVSQARFWELVPGHVVGSLSIQVKKGIDDRPILEFVHGLYHDLGVQDLTVQTDHT, translated from the exons ATGGAAGCTCGAGACTCACCACGGAGCTCCATGAACGGCGATTTCGGGTTCGGTACCGGCAGCGATCGAAGGTTCGCGTTTTCGCGGCAAACTTCGTTCCAACAGCAGCAGCAGCCTCATACGCCGATTGCTGTCGATTCGGGGAGACCTTTTTTGTCCCGAACTGATTCCAGCATAGACATTCCCAACCCGGTGCACCGTTACGACAAGCTCACTGGGTCCACGGAAAGATCGTCTTTTCCTTCCTTCGTTTTTGGTGTGTTTAGGAACATTAGGTCTGGTCATAGGTACATGAAGAGACTCTTTTTGATGATCTCTTTGAATGTGGCCTACTCTACTGTTGAGTTGCTCTTTGGCCTCTTCACCGGCCGTGTTG gtttggTGTCTGATGCGTTTCATTTGACTTTTGGATGTGGTCTTTTGACATTTTCTCTATTTGTTATGGCTGCATCAAGGAACAAACCTGATCGAGAATATACTTATGG ATATAAAAGGCTAGAAGTTTTGTCTGCATTCACCAATGCC CTGTTTCTTTTGTTTATGTCATTCTCCCTAGCAGTTGAAGCCCTCCATGCATTCATACAAGATGAATCAGAGCACAA GCATTACTTAATTGTTTCTGCAGTTACCAATTTAATTGTGAATCTTATCGGTGTGTGGTTCTTTCGGAACTATGCTCGGATTAATCTTg CTTACAGAAATGCTGAAGATATGAATAACCATTCAGTTTGCCTACATGTTCTTGCAGATTCCATTCGCAG TGCAGGTCTGATATTGGCATCATGGTTATTGTCAATTGG GGTTCAGAATGCAGAAGTCTTGTGTTTGGGACTTGTTGCTGCTGCTGTATTTACGATTGTTCTTCCACTCTTTAGGGCAACTGGCGGTGTCTTGCTACAAATGGCATCTCCCAGCATTCCGAAAACTGCTTTGAGCAAATGCTTGAGACAG ATTACTGCTCAGGAAGATGTTCTGGAAGTCTCCCAGGCGCGTTTTTGGGAATTGGTGCCAGGTCATGTTGTTGGTTCATTGTCAATTCAG GTGAAGAAAGGGATTGATGATCGGCCAATCCTCGAATTTGTGCATGGTCTATACCATGATTTGGGTGTGCAAGACCTCACCGTGCAGACTGATCATACTTGA
- the LOC112696120 gene encoding uncharacterized protein, protein MDQKIEHFSHVHPLLLKEDHKNEDDGVKLVSCSACEEQISGYFCDACRGTFNNGFVYHCSLCTYDLDISCASTWHPDDGHVHAFISLNSLQPFVCYACGGEAGEGSASFCTACQIWVHCSCAELPHTIIKHFHHHPLQLTYSLNRVYGFRDDITCGVCHGTMSSGFAGYYCSDCRFPMHLKCPAKQEEDFESDTEEEKDHEDETLALDKDKESNVDFGHNHLLTLIEEVSLEFADKLCDGCVQAITAPPLYSCSENCGFLLHKSCADLPKTKQHRFHPHPLTLHSKATSYDGIYRCDSCKSLSNGFVYRCDECQFDLDVRCGTLEDKVKHESHKHPLSVEKINIARECKCCHSPSKYVLVCDVCDDFAIDCGCANLPSKIWNKCDKHVLSLIYNGQGKLMECNNCGICREEISAKKWLYYCEECDFGAHPSCVVDKSCSSVKFGGTFQYDAHTHPLALVEETGKHPPPPCEACGEGCKGWTLECEQCKCYFHREGQCFWEQLKKSSQYLTLSRTMRHKFAANVLAATPNVTDK, encoded by the exons ATGGACCAAAAGATTGAGCATTTCAGCCATGTGCACCCATTGCTATTGAAAGAGGATCACAAGAATGAAGATGATGGGGTGAAACTAGTTTCTTGCTCAGCCTGTGAGGAACAGATTTCAG GGTACTTTTGTGATGCATGCAGAGGAACCTTCAACAATGGATTTGTCTACCATTGCTCTCTTTGCACCTATGATCTTGACATATCATGTGCTTCTACATGGCACCCTGATGATGGCCATGTTCATGCCTTCATTTCCTTGAATAGTTTGCAGCCATTTGTTTGTTATGCTTGTGGAGGCGAAGCTGGCGAGGGCTCGGCCTCCTTTTGCACTGCTTGCCAGATTTGGGTTCATTGCAGCTGTGCTGAATTGCCTCATACCATCATAAAACACTTCCATCATCATCCTTTGCAGCTCACCTATTCGCTTAATCGTGTTTACGGATTCAGGGATGACATAACTTGTGGTGTATGTCATGGAACAATGAGTTCAGGATTTGCAGGTTATTATTGTTCAGATTGCAGATTTCCAATGCATTTGAAGTGTCCAGCAAAACAAGAAGAGGATTTTGAGTCTGATACTGAAGAAGAAAAGGATCATGAAGATGAAACGCTTGCTCTTGATAAGGACAAAGAATCCAATGTTGATTTCGGACATAACCATTTGTTAACATTGATAGAGGAGGTGAGTTTGGAATTTGCTGATAAACTCTGTGATGGGTGTGTACAAGCCATCACTGCACCACCATTGTATTCTTGTTCAGAGAATTGTGGTTTCCTTCTTCATAAGAGCTGTGCTGATTTGCCTAAAACGAAGCAGCACCGGTTTCATCCTCATCCTTTGACTCTTCATTCTAAGGCAACTTCTTATGATGGCATTTATAGGTGTGATAGCTGCAAATCATTGAGCAATGGCTTTGTGTATCGCTGCGACGAATGTCAGTTCGACCTTGATGTTCGTTGTGGCACCCTTGAGGACAAAGTTAAGCATGAAAGCCACAAGCATCCTCTCTCCGTAGAGAAGATAAACATTGCAAGGGAATGCAAATGTTGTCACTCTCCATCAAAATATGTGCTTGTATGTGATGTTTGTGATGATTTTGCCATTGATTGTGGGTGTGCTAATCTACCCTCTAAGATTTGGAACAAGTGTGACAAACATGTTCTGAGTCTAATCTACAATGGTCAAGGTAAATTGATGGAATGCAATAACTGTGGCATTTGCAGAGAGGAAATATCTGCAAAGAAATGGTTGTACTATTGTGAAGAATGTGATTTTGGTGCTCATCCTTCTTGTGTAGTTGACAAGTCTTGTAGTAGTGTCAAATTTGGAGGCACTTTCCAATATGATGCACACACTCACCCTCTTGCATTGGTTGAAGAAACTGGGAAGCACCCTCCTCCTCCATGTGAAGCTTGCGGTGAAGGCTGCAAAGGTTGGACACTTGAATGTGAGCAATGCAAATGCTACTTCCACAGAGAGGGGCAATGTTTCTGGGAGCAGCTTAAGAAGAGTTCACAGTACTTGACACTGTCTAGAACGATGAGGCATAAATTTGCAGCAAATGTGTTGGCTGCCACTCCCAATGTAACTGATAAATGA
- the LOC112696124 gene encoding uncharacterized protein, with product MGSIMRKDPSVVHFSHPHPLEFTTELNNNNNVTCFGCKLSFMNGESYYHCKPCNFSLHYACFKMPLITNHPSHSKHDLVLIVIPSSPATRATLRCAACGHHVTGFTYHCAECSSVFFHAFCLALPLSVAISPHPHRMELEFMPPYDFFCDLCTKSTYNIGWLYRCRMCEFDSHIACAVQNIEPQSVEHPSFTQANALMTQFTAHHGGGMVYEIMRLVATQIQQGKVIGSPSPSRGRDFRAYLEERTPLRDKSTPSRQFSEAYFSIDLNAKKDGDDQKSNKNNLSVVAERSEGDKSVKLNSAVFEELGEANHKVVMVTNQNSKQRLLLPTPKTNNKSSHSGRDRGSSGWKKFLSCCL from the exons ATGGGATCAATAATGCGCAAAGACCCAAGCGTTGTCCACTTTAGTCATCCACATCCATTGGAATTCACCACAGaattaaacaataataacaacgtAACATGCTTTGGGTGCAAGCTAAGTTTTATGAATGGTGAATCCTACTACCATTGCAAACCCTGCAACTTCTCACTCCACTATGCATGCTTCAAGATGCCACTCATAACAAACCATCCATCCCATTCCAAACACGACCTAGTCCTCATCGTCATACCATCCTCACCGGCCACCAGAGCAACCCTAAGATGCGCCGCGTGCGGCCACCACGTCACCGGATTCACCTACCACTGCGCCGAATGCAGCAGCGTATTCTTCCACGCCTTCTGCCTGGCGCTGCCGCTGTCCGTGGCCATCTCGCCGCACCCTCACAGAATGGAGCTCGAATTCATGCCTCCCTATGACTTCTTCTGTGACTTGTGCACCAAATCAACCTACAACATTGGTTGGCTCTACAGATGCAGGATGTGCGAGTTCGACTCCCACATCGCCTGCGCTGTTCAGAACATCGAACCGCAGTCGGTTGAGCATCCTTCTTTCACTCAGGCCAACGCTTTGATGACGCAGTTCACCGCCCACCACGGCGGCGGCATGGTGTATGAGATCATGCGTTTGGTTGCCACGCAGATCCAACAAGGAAAAGTTATTGGCAGTCCAAGTCCATCACGAGGTCGTGATTTCAGAGCGTATTTGGAAGAAAGAACACCGTTGAGAGATAAATCCACGCCGAGTCGCCAATTCAGCGAGGCATATTTTTCGATAGATTTGAACGCGAAGAAAGACGGTGATGATcagaaaagtaataagaataaTCTAAGCGTTGTTGCAGAGAGGAGCGAAGGGGATAAGAGTGTTAAGTTGAACTCAGCAGTTTTTGAAGAACTCGGTGAAGCAAATCATAAAGTGGTGATGGTAACGAATCAAAACTCTAAGCAAAGATTATTATTGCCCACTCCTAAAACCAATAATAAATCTTCACACTCG GGAAGAGATAGAGGCTCATCTGGTTGGAAGAAGTTCCTGTCATGTTgcctttaa